One stretch of Muribaculum intestinale DNA includes these proteins:
- the rsgA gene encoding ribosome small subunit-dependent GTPase A, producing the protein MDGLVIKNTGSWYVVYTDDKREIPAKIKGNFRIKGIRTTNPVAVGDRVCVVVNDDGTGFITSIYPRKNYIIRRASNLSKESHILASNIDRAYLVVTIDHPVTSTTFIDRFLASAEAYNVPVTIVFNKTDLLQDSDGRELLDAVDYLYSSIGYDTIIACAKDGTGIEDMTRGMAGGINLLAGNSGVGKSTIINDLIPGVSVRTAEISQQHDTGQHTTTFSEAYPLPVGGWVIDTPGVKGFGTIDFKRNEVAHYFPEIFRVSSGCRYGNCTHTHEPGCAVLQALEDNIIARSRYTSYLSVLEDSDSDKYRKPF; encoded by the coding sequence ATGGATGGTTTGGTAATAAAGAATACAGGTAGCTGGTATGTCGTTTATACTGATGATAAGCGAGAGATTCCGGCTAAGATTAAAGGCAATTTCAGAATTAAGGGCATACGCACCACTAATCCTGTAGCTGTCGGCGATAGGGTGTGTGTGGTTGTCAATGACGATGGGACAGGGTTCATAACGTCGATTTATCCAAGAAAAAATTATATTATCCGTAGGGCGAGCAATCTCTCCAAGGAGTCACATATTTTGGCATCAAATATCGACAGGGCATATCTGGTTGTGACGATTGATCATCCGGTGACTTCAACAACATTTATTGACCGTTTTCTTGCTTCGGCAGAGGCATATAATGTGCCTGTTACCATTGTGTTCAATAAGACTGACTTACTTCAGGACAGTGATGGGCGTGAGCTGCTCGATGCGGTCGATTACCTATATTCTTCGATTGGCTATGATACCATTATTGCATGTGCTAAGGACGGAACCGGGATTGAGGATATGACCCGAGGTATGGCCGGAGGTATTAATCTTCTTGCCGGCAATTCAGGAGTAGGCAAGTCTACAATAATCAATGACTTGATTCCGGGAGTGTCTGTACGTACTGCTGAGATATCCCAGCAACATGATACCGGGCAGCATACAACTACATTTTCAGAGGCCTACCCACTTCCGGTTGGAGGTTGGGTGATTGACACACCTGGAGTAAAGGGATTTGGTACGATTGATTTTAAACGAAATGAGGTGGCCCATTATTTCCCGGAGATTTTCAGAGTTTCATCCGGATGTCGTTACGGCAATTGTACACATACACATGAACCCGGTTGTGCAGTGCTGCAGGCGCTTGAGGACAATATCATAGCTCGTTCGCGCTATACCTCATATCTCTCGGTGCTTGAGGACTCAGATTCCGACAAGTATCGCAAACCATTTTAA
- a CDS encoding L-threonylcarbamoyladenylate synthase: protein MTTILRTYETSINERYIEVATKALKDGQLIVYPTDTLYAIGCDALNARAIERICHLKNINPQKVNLSIICNDISQAAEYVKIDNRAYRILKSCLPGPYTFILPAATTLPRIFKGRKVVGVRIPNNDIARCLAHALGNPLLSASALSETDVDFMHEIVNPEMIARRYESEASFIIDGGEGRTVSSTVVDLTDSSNPVIVREGAGNFEM from the coding sequence ATGACAACGATTCTAAGGACATATGAAACCAGTATCAACGAACGCTATATTGAGGTTGCAACAAAGGCTTTGAAAGATGGGCAGTTGATAGTATATCCGACAGATACGCTTTACGCAATAGGTTGCGATGCTCTTAATGCGCGTGCTATCGAGAGAATCTGTCATCTGAAGAATATTAATCCGCAAAAGGTTAATCTGTCGATTATATGTAATGATATATCGCAGGCTGCCGAGTATGTAAAGATTGACAATAGGGCTTATCGTATTCTGAAGTCGTGTTTGCCTGGTCCATACACATTCATATTGCCTGCCGCCACTACATTGCCTAGGATATTCAAGGGACGTAAGGTGGTTGGAGTACGTATTCCGAATAACGATATAGCCCGGTGTCTTGCTCATGCGCTTGGCAATCCGCTGCTATCAGCCTCGGCGCTGAGTGAGACTGATGTAGATTTTATGCACGAAATCGTAAATCCGGAAATGATAGCACGCAGATATGAATCAGAGGCATCATTTATTATTGATGGAGGTGAAGGTCGCACTGTATCATCTACAGTAGTCGATCTTACTGATAGTTCCAATCCGGTAATTGTCAGAGAGGGTGCCGGGAACTTTGAGATGTAG
- a CDS encoding malate dehydrogenase: MSKVTVVGAGNVGATCANVLVTRNVADEVVLIDIKEGLSEGKAMDIMQTANLLHVNTHMTGVTNDYEKTKDSDIVVITSGIPRKPGMTREELIGVNAGIVKSVMENVLKYSKNPIIICVANPMDTLTYLIHKTSGLPKNRIIGMGGALDSSRFKYFLSLALNANPNEIEGMVIGGHGDTTMIPLVRYAAYRGVPATEFLPKEQLEKVAADTMVGGATLTSLLGTSAWMAPGAAAAELVRAVLHDEKRVIPCSALVEGEYGESDICIGVPCLLGRNGIEKIVELSLNEEEKALFKKSAEAVRKTNGALAAAL, encoded by the coding sequence ATGTCAAAGGTAACTGTAGTAGGTGCCGGTAATGTAGGTGCCACCTGTGCAAATGTATTGGTTACACGTAATGTAGCCGACGAAGTAGTACTTATCGATATCAAGGAAGGTCTCTCTGAGGGAAAGGCCATGGATATCATGCAGACAGCCAATCTGCTTCATGTCAACACTCACATGACCGGTGTGACCAATGACTATGAAAAGACAAAGGACAGCGATATCGTTGTTATTACTTCAGGCATTCCCCGCAAGCCCGGCATGACACGTGAGGAGCTTATCGGTGTAAATGCCGGTATCGTTAAGTCGGTTATGGAGAATGTACTCAAATACAGCAAGAACCCCATAATCATCTGTGTTGCCAATCCTATGGACACACTGACCTACCTTATCCACAAGACATCCGGTCTGCCCAAGAATCGCATTATCGGTATGGGTGGTGCCCTCGACAGCTCTCGCTTCAAATATTTCCTTAGCCTTGCATTAAACGCTAATCCTAACGAAATCGAGGGCATGGTTATTGGTGGTCATGGCGATACAACAATGATTCCTCTGGTGCGCTACGCTGCTTATCGTGGTGTTCCTGCTACAGAATTCCTCCCCAAGGAGCAGCTCGAAAAAGTTGCTGCCGACACAATGGTGGGCGGTGCAACTCTGACCTCACTTCTCGGTACATCGGCATGGATGGCTCCCGGCGCAGCAGCAGCCGAACTCGTGCGTGCCGTACTCCACGATGAAAAGCGTGTGATTCCCTGCTCTGCTCTCGTTGAAGGCGAATATGGAGAAAGCGACATCTGTATCGGTGTTCCCTGTCTTCTCGGCCGCAACGGTATCGAAAAGATTGTAGAACTCTCTCTCAACGAAGAAGAGAAGGCTCTCTTCAAGAAGAGCGCCGAGGCTGTGCGTAAGACTAACGGAGCTCTTGCCGCTGCTCTCTAA
- a CDS encoding thioredoxin family protein, with amino-acid sequence MKTIKLLVCAVLLSSAMIGCGSRSAQNGEAENTNAVEKTEEEIANAVPKPIELGPNDILEFGEPQPMPIVVDFSASWCGPCRQMHPIFDKLAKKYHGKVQFIYVDIDKAPQLAKQYGVEAVPTLLFVNKKGEIDRNIGFMSEDAMEAAVQSIMPTDTAPRIEPR; translated from the coding sequence ATGAAAACAATCAAGTTATTAGTATGTGCCGTATTGCTTTCGTCTGCTATGATTGGATGCGGCAGCCGGAGCGCACAGAATGGTGAAGCCGAAAATACAAATGCTGTTGAGAAAACCGAGGAGGAAATCGCCAATGCAGTTCCCAAGCCTATTGAGCTCGGCCCGAATGATATCCTTGAGTTTGGTGAGCCTCAGCCTATGCCAATTGTCGTAGATTTCTCTGCTTCATGGTGTGGTCCGTGTCGACAGATGCACCCCATCTTCGATAAACTGGCTAAGAAATACCATGGGAAGGTACAGTTTATATATGTGGACATTGACAAGGCTCCGCAACTTGCCAAGCAGTATGGTGTGGAGGCCGTGCCTACATTGCTGTTCGTAAACAAAAAAGGTGAGATTGACCGTAATATCGGTTTTATGTCGGAAGATGCCATGGAGGCGGCTGTTCAAAGCATCATGCCAACAGATACAGCTCCGCGCATCGAGCCTCGTTAA
- a CDS encoding TonB-dependent receptor, with the protein MLKFLRKPLMAFALIIFTVAGAKAYTVSGTVTDSIGEPMIEATVRLLSVKDSSFVKGGTTNIDGRFSLSGINRGNYIVQTSYIGYDPSNTDVNVASSNVRLKPIVLKESSIMLKETVVTAVKTEIVVKEDTVEYNAGSYKTQPGAAMEELLKKLPGVEVDSDGKITAHGKEVTKILVDGKEFFSDDPKVASKNLPATMIDKLQVVDRKSDLARLTGVDDGEEETVINLTVKPGMKNGWFGVANAGAGTDSRYAGDFNVNRFWNGNQITFLGNFNNINQLGFTDSNGSRFRRFGGDNGVNTSQSLGFNFNVGRQDETFRAGGDVLYSHTDQDTRKRQERQYIFPDSASYLNSQSTSRDKGHNVRGDFRIEWKPDSFTTLELRPRFSFNFNHSLSADSSLTSAGDAMRSPVNRSINTGDSKGNSYEAGAELWFNHMSKSHPGRSFSLMAEYSMSNVREDDYSYSWNKFFTPGVDPDDLQDQYTDNHTWSNTVGFRATWTEPIGDAKKGRFIDISYRMSYRWNNADKMVYDHPVTYPGDGSDPVIDYLEEVWNPDLSNRFRNTFFNQRIQVGFKKISKDFNFNVGIGLTPSMSKSDNLINTEKNISRWVWNIAPFLRYRHKLSKTRSITLDYRGRTSAPSMTQLQPVADMSNPLRIVVGNPNLDPSFSHNVRLRFQDFNADAQRSIMAMAYAQVVQNAIVSKTTFNQQTGGQQTTYANVNGNWNAGFFAMMSMPLRNRHWQTNIHIFSRYTQSIGFNNGQRNRSGAFNFRPSLGLAFRTDVWDIELRPFYGLQTTRNSLKSVNSNDITNYGARFNGQWYAPFGLVLSTDLSFTANRGYAAGYDSDEWMWNAQISYQFLRERNATISIKAYDLLQNKKSLNRSVTASYIDDTSYNSLTRYFMLSFSYRFNTFGKGKRPSGFNEAVGPGGHGGPRRGPGGGRPPRF; encoded by the coding sequence ATGCTGAAATTCTTACGTAAGCCGTTGATGGCTTTCGCATTAATTATTTTTACTGTTGCCGGTGCAAAGGCTTATACCGTAAGCGGCACTGTTACCGATTCAATAGGAGAACCGATGATTGAAGCTACAGTAAGGCTTCTGTCAGTAAAAGACAGCTCTTTTGTTAAAGGTGGAACAACAAATATCGACGGACGATTCAGTCTCTCAGGAATAAATCGCGGCAACTATATCGTACAGACTTCATATATAGGATATGATCCTTCCAATACAGATGTCAATGTGGCGTCATCAAATGTACGTCTTAAGCCAATTGTGCTTAAGGAATCTTCGATTATGCTTAAGGAGACTGTTGTGACTGCGGTTAAGACAGAAATTGTAGTGAAAGAGGATACCGTTGAGTACAATGCAGGCTCCTACAAGACTCAGCCTGGTGCCGCTATGGAGGAATTGCTGAAAAAGCTCCCCGGTGTAGAAGTTGATTCTGATGGAAAGATTACCGCACATGGCAAGGAAGTCACAAAAATACTTGTCGATGGCAAGGAATTTTTCTCCGATGACCCAAAAGTAGCCTCAAAAAATCTTCCTGCGACTATGATTGATAAGCTCCAGGTTGTAGACCGCAAGAGCGATCTCGCGCGCCTTACTGGTGTCGACGACGGCGAGGAGGAAACTGTAATAAATCTTACCGTGAAGCCAGGTATGAAAAATGGCTGGTTTGGCGTGGCCAATGCCGGAGCGGGCACCGATAGCCGCTATGCAGGCGATTTTAATGTAAATCGCTTCTGGAACGGAAATCAGATAACATTTTTGGGCAATTTCAACAATATAAACCAGCTTGGATTTACCGACAGCAACGGTAGCCGTTTTCGTCGTTTTGGAGGAGACAACGGCGTGAATACGTCTCAGTCGCTTGGATTCAATTTCAATGTCGGTCGCCAGGACGAGACATTCCGTGCCGGTGGAGATGTATTGTATAGCCACACGGATCAAGATACACGCAAGCGTCAGGAACGACAGTATATATTTCCCGACTCGGCGTCATACCTCAATTCGCAGAGCACATCGCGCGACAAAGGACACAACGTGCGTGGCGACTTCCGTATAGAGTGGAAGCCCGATTCGTTTACCACACTGGAACTGCGCCCGAGATTCTCATTCAATTTCAATCATTCGCTGAGTGCCGACAGTTCTCTTACATCCGCCGGTGATGCAATGCGTTCGCCTGTCAACCGCAGTATAAACACCGGCGATTCAAAAGGAAACTCCTATGAGGCCGGTGCCGAGTTGTGGTTCAACCACATGTCCAAAAGTCATCCCGGGCGTTCGTTCTCACTTATGGCCGAGTATTCAATGTCTAATGTGCGCGAGGACGATTACTCCTATTCATGGAACAAGTTCTTCACCCCGGGCGTAGACCCCGACGATCTGCAGGACCAGTATACCGACAATCACACGTGGAGCAATACCGTAGGATTTCGCGCCACATGGACCGAGCCTATAGGTGATGCGAAGAAGGGACGTTTCATCGACATAAGCTATCGCATGAGCTATCGTTGGAACAATGCCGACAAGATGGTGTATGACCATCCTGTCACATATCCCGGCGATGGATCAGATCCTGTGATTGACTATCTTGAAGAGGTATGGAACCCCGACCTTTCCAACCGTTTCCGCAACACCTTCTTCAACCAGCGCATACAGGTTGGATTCAAAAAGATAAGCAAAGATTTTAATTTCAATGTAGGAATCGGGCTTACACCCTCCATGTCAAAGAGCGACAACCTTATCAACACCGAAAAAAACATTTCGCGATGGGTGTGGAACATAGCTCCGTTCCTCCGTTACCGTCACAAACTGTCAAAGACTCGCAGCATCACACTCGATTATCGTGGCCGTACCTCTGCCCCATCAATGACACAGTTGCAGCCCGTGGCCGACATGTCCAACCCTTTGCGTATTGTCGTCGGTAATCCCAATCTCGACCCATCGTTCTCCCACAATGTTCGTCTCCGCTTCCAGGACTTCAATGCCGACGCACAGCGCTCCATAATGGCTATGGCTTACGCGCAGGTCGTGCAGAACGCCATAGTCAGCAAGACCACATTCAACCAGCAGACCGGCGGTCAGCAGACCACATATGCCAATGTTAATGGTAATTGGAATGCCGGATTCTTTGCGATGATGTCAATGCCTCTGCGCAATCGCCACTGGCAGACAAACATACATATCTTCTCACGCTATACCCAGTCGATAGGGTTCAACAACGGTCAGCGCAACCGTAGCGGGGCATTCAATTTCCGTCCGTCACTCGGGCTTGCGTTCCGTACGGATGTCTGGGATATCGAACTTCGCCCGTTCTATGGACTCCAGACTACCCGCAATTCGCTCAAAAGCGTAAACAGCAACGACATTACCAACTATGGCGCCCGTTTCAACGGGCAATGGTATGCGCCTTTCGGCTTGGTATTGAGCACCGACCTTAGTTTTACTGCCAACCGCGGCTATGCAGCAGGCTACGATTCCGACGAATGGATGTGGAATGCCCAGATTTCCTATCAGTTCTTGCGCGAGCGCAACGCTACCATATCGATAAAGGCCTATGATTTGCTACAGAACAAAAAATCGCTTAACCGCAGCGTAACAGCGAGCTATATCGACGATACAAGTTACAACTCGCTCACACGCTATTTCATGTTGTCATTCTCGTATCGTTTCAATACATTCGGGAAAGGTAAACGCCCCTCCGGATTCAATGAAGCCGTAGGGCCTGGCGGCCATGGCGGACCTCGCAGAGGTCCCGGCGGCGGACGTCCACCGCGTTTCTGA